From Humisphaera borealis, the proteins below share one genomic window:
- a CDS encoding CorA family divalent cation transporter, with protein sequence MIESIRLAGWTLPEAMTKRLGERVGRQRAMTADGHLLIILHALPAENDFERQPRLFWRSPTGEWRSLTSSIDGFQSLRRHIDEFAKAIEALEQGVETSTDADAFYKVLLKVAPIHRTARNMHATLQQARELVEDRDIITLRDRAGEIERAAELLHADAKVGLEYSVAKQEEAQTRASHEIAEAGHRLNLLAAVFLPLTALGAALGMNLRSGLENAMSPWLFWVVLATGLAVGFYLRSLFVRGRRK encoded by the coding sequence ATGATCGAAAGCATTCGGCTGGCCGGGTGGACGCTTCCGGAGGCCATGACCAAGCGGCTGGGTGAGCGCGTCGGCCGACAGCGGGCGATGACCGCTGACGGTCATCTGCTGATCATCCTTCATGCTTTGCCCGCCGAGAACGACTTCGAGCGTCAGCCCCGGCTGTTCTGGCGATCGCCGACCGGCGAATGGCGGTCGCTCACGTCCTCGATCGACGGCTTTCAGTCCCTTCGGCGTCATATCGACGAGTTCGCCAAGGCGATCGAAGCACTGGAACAGGGCGTTGAAACGTCGACCGATGCCGATGCGTTTTACAAGGTTCTCCTGAAGGTCGCCCCGATCCACCGCACGGCCCGAAACATGCACGCGACACTGCAGCAGGCGCGGGAACTGGTCGAAGATCGCGACATTATTACGCTGCGTGATCGTGCCGGCGAAATCGAGCGTGCCGCGGAACTGCTTCACGCCGACGCGAAAGTAGGCCTCGAATACTCGGTGGCCAAGCAGGAAGAGGCCCAGACCCGCGCCAGCCACGAGATTGCCGAGGCAGGGCACCGACTGAATCTTCTCGCGGCGGTGTTTCTCCCACTGACCGCCCTTGGAGCCGCACTCGGCATGAACTTGCGGAGCGGCCTGGAGAACGCGATGTCTCCTTGGCTCTTCTGGGTGGTGCTGGCGACGGGACTGGCCGTCGGATTCTACCTGCGATCACTGTTCGTGCGGGGCCGTCGAAAGTAG
- the pyrH gene encoding UMP kinase — protein sequence MPENAPRSYKRILLKISGEGFCHEGGFGIEAGELKNIAQQCVDICKSGVELAVVVGGGNFIRGATFAEDGHIPRATADYMGMLATVLNALALQETMEALGQPTRVMSAISVHSVAEPFIRRRAVRHLEKGRCIVLAAGTGNPFFTTDTCAALRAHEIAADVILKATKVDGIYDSDPKKNPNAKLLTNASYAEVLEKQLRVMDLTAITFCMDYKIPLVVFNLRKQGNIARVVAGENIGTKIVPV from the coding sequence ATGCCAGAAAACGCTCCGCGCTCCTACAAACGTATTCTTCTCAAAATCTCCGGCGAAGGCTTCTGCCACGAAGGCGGCTTTGGCATCGAAGCCGGCGAACTCAAGAATATTGCCCAGCAGTGCGTCGATATCTGCAAATCCGGCGTTGAACTGGCAGTGGTGGTTGGCGGCGGAAATTTCATCCGCGGAGCGACATTCGCCGAAGACGGCCATATTCCCCGCGCCACTGCCGACTACATGGGCATGCTCGCGACGGTGCTGAACGCCCTGGCCCTTCAGGAGACCATGGAGGCCCTCGGCCAGCCGACGCGGGTGATGTCGGCAATCAGCGTGCACAGCGTCGCCGAACCCTTCATCCGTCGTCGTGCGGTTCGTCATCTGGAGAAAGGCCGCTGTATCGTTCTCGCCGCCGGGACCGGCAATCCGTTCTTCACCACCGATACCTGCGCCGCGTTGCGAGCCCACGAAATCGCGGCCGACGTCATCCTGAAGGCGACCAAGGTGGACGGCATCTACGATTCGGACCCCAAGAAAAACCCCAACGCCAAGCTTCTGACCAACGCCAGCTACGCCGAGGTGCTCGAGAAGCAGCTTCGCGTGATGGACCTGACGGCGATCACCTTCTGCATGGATTATAAGATCCCGCTGGTGGTCTTTAACCTTCGCAAGCAAGGCAACATCGCGCGCGTCGTCGCCGGCGAAAACATCGGGACGAAGATCGTCCCGGTCTGA
- a CDS encoding shikimate kinase has protein sequence MSVFLIGYRGSGKSTVGRRLADRLWQTFLDSDELIVKQAGMTIKAIFEAEGEVGFRDRETLVVRELAMLDEQVVALGGGAVLREENRKAIHDRGHKVIYLRCEPEELHRRIQGDPATAANRPALSTLGGGIEEVRAKLAEREPIYRATMSAELDVTNLSPEDATVYIARML, from the coding sequence ATGAGTGTGTTTTTGATCGGATATCGCGGCAGCGGCAAGTCGACCGTCGGGCGCAGGCTCGCCGACCGGTTATGGCAGACATTTCTCGACAGCGATGAGCTGATCGTGAAGCAGGCGGGTATGACCATCAAGGCGATCTTCGAAGCCGAAGGTGAAGTCGGCTTTCGTGACCGGGAGACACTGGTCGTCCGCGAACTGGCAATGCTCGATGAACAAGTTGTCGCGCTGGGCGGCGGCGCGGTGCTTCGGGAGGAAAACCGCAAGGCCATTCATGACCGCGGTCATAAGGTGATTTACCTTCGGTGCGAGCCGGAAGAACTGCACCGTCGCATCCAGGGCGACCCGGCCACTGCCGCGAACCGACCGGCGCTCAGCACTCTGGGCGGAGGAATAGAAGAGGTCAGAGCGAAGCTCGCCGAGCGCGAGCCCATTTACCGTGCGACGATGAGCGCAGAGCTGGATGTCACCAACTTGTCCCCCGAAGATGCGACCGTCTACATCGCACGAATGCTCTAA